GGCCCACCCATGGCCGGAGTCCCTCCAGGTTCAGCTGCGCGAGGATGTGCCGGTCAACGAACGCTCCCTGCTCGCAGGGCATAAGACCCACAACTACATGGAGACGCTCCTGCTCTTCCAGCAGGTCCGCGCCGCCGGTTATGACGAGGCCGTCCGCCTGAATTCGGCGGGTGCGCTGGCCGAGGCGACGATGGCCAACCTTTTCTTTTACCACGGTGGACGGCTCTGCACGCCTTCGCTCGAATGTGGCTTGCTGCCTGGCGTGGTCCGCGCGGAAGTCATGCAACTGGCCGAGGTGAACGAGGGGATCTTTCTGCCCGAAGCACTCATGGAGGCGGAGGCTGCCTTTCTCACAAACTCGGCGATTGGTTTGCGCCCGGTCCGGGCGCTCGGTGGGCGGACGCTTCCATGGGGACCGGAGGTCTCCGGAAGCTTCGAGGCGCTGCGCAGCGCGTTCGAGGCGCACGAACAACGCACTGGCATCCAGCTCGCCTGACCGCCTGAAAGCCGATCAATTTTATCGGGCACTGGTATTATACCTCTTCTCATAATTATTGAGTATATGGTGCAGCTGATTTGCTTCACCTCGCAAGGCGGCCGGTCAGGAATGCACCTAGGTGCATGACTGTCCGGCTAACGCCGCGGGAGAAGCATATCAGCGCATCCCGCAGGGACAGGGGCGAGCTCATCGCTGGCGGCGTTGGTCGCCGCCAGCAGGGTCTCGACCCAACTGGAGGCACCCGCCTTGCCAGCAATGAGTTCGCCCTCTGCCATATGCGCAAGAATTATGAGAAGAGGTATTATTCCTCTGAATACTCGCTCGGGCGCCGGCTTTCAGCTTGTTTTTCCGACCCATGCTTTGTTTACCATCTTAATTGTGAACCACACGTTTTTCACAAACTTGCTGGAGCGTTTCGAGTCACAGACCTTGACGCGGATCCTGGCATACGGTTCTTCCAACACGGAGCGCCGGCTGCCGGGGATGCACTGGTTTGATTGTCTGGATTTGGCGATTCAACAGCGCTACGGGCGTTCACATCGCTGCATTAATTCCGGGGTCGGGGGGGAGACTTCGCGTGACTTGTTGGAGCGCTTCCCTGCGGATGCGGCCTTTTACCTGCCGCACGCGGTCTTCATTACCATCGGTGGCAACGACAGCAATCCGGATCAAAATATGGATCTGGAGGAGTTCGAAGCCAACTTGCGCGAGCTCTGGCGGCGTTTCGATGCCATCGGTACCCAGGTCTGCTTTCAGACCTACTATGCGCTCGATACGGATGGCAGTGAGCGCTTTCTCAAGTACGAGGCTTTTGCCGAAGCGGTGCGCTGGGTCTGCGAGGATACCGGCGCGGCTCTGGTGGACCATCTGCACCGCTGGACCCCCCTGAGACTCCTGCATCCCGAAATTTATCGTCCGCTGATGACCGATCCGTTGCATGTGAACGAGCGTGGGAACAAGGTCATGGGGGTGGATTTGGCCCGTTGCTTCGGCCTGGAGCTGGAGCCCGATCCGGCGGTCTGGGGCGAAGCCTTGAAAATCCAGTCTCTGATGGACGGTCTGGGCAGCAAGGCCTACGCCTA
This window of the Coraliomargarita parva genome carries:
- a CDS encoding SGNH/GDSL hydrolase family protein, with protein sequence MNHTFFTNLLERFESQTLTRILAYGSSNTERRLPGMHWFDCLDLAIQQRYGRSHRCINSGVGGETSRDLLERFPADAAFYLPHAVFITIGGNDSNPDQNMDLEEFEANLRELWRRFDAIGTQVCFQTYYALDTDGSERFLKYEAFAEAVRWVCEDTGAALVDHLHRWTPLRLLHPEIYRPLMTDPLHVNERGNKVMGVDLARCFGLELEPDPAVWGEALKIQSLMDGLGSKAYA
- a CDS encoding aminotransferase class IV, producing MSEIILVPPGESFELKPEDPVFAHGLGLFETMKLEGGKLCFWSAHWTRLSGSACRLGLDCPFSSDDVLVQWRRFIEMTCLRDGILKLSLVRAPDGARLFLYARQAHPWPESLQVQLREDVPVNERSLLAGHKTHNYMETLLLFQQVRAAGYDEAVRLNSAGALAEATMANLFFYHGGRLCTPSLECGLLPGVVRAEVMQLAEVNEGIFLPEALMEAEAAFLTNSAIGLRPVRALGGRTLPWGPEVSGSFEALRSAFEAHEQRTGIQLA